The following is a genomic window from Calliphora vicina chromosome 5, idCalVici1.1, whole genome shotgun sequence.
GTTACCAAACCCATGTCAGGTGACCAAACTTCTTTGCACAAAGTAATGGCGGCGGGTACTTCGTATTTTTGTAATTTGCCTGccatttacataaaataataaagataaattaatttattcctTTTTAATGCTTTCTTTTTAGTTGAACTTACATTTTCTGGCATGTTCGGCCATTTCCTTAATGACCGCCTTTTCCATTAACGGATTGGAGCAGAGATCCTCAAATGATTTGCTTTCCAAGCCCTGACGTTGTGCTAAATCCTCCAAATGCTTTTGATTGGGCACCACTAAAGCCACGGTGAATTGTTTGGTGGGATCACCATACACGCAAATGTTTTCAATCAAGGGACTGGTCTTCAATTCAGATTCCACCTTGCCCAAGGACACATATTCGCCGGCTTGTAATTTAACCAAATCCTTTTTACGGTCTGTAAGaggaaacacaaaaattgttttataaaaatatctttgCTTTGGTAGGTTTCTTACTTACCAATGATTTTAAGTACGCCATCTGGATGCATTTCACCAATATCACCGGTTTTGAACCAACGTTTGCCATCCTCTTCAAAGAATTCCTCAGCGGTTTTTGTGGGCAATTTATAATAGCCCATGGAAACACATTCGCCACCAACCAAAACTTCACcctattaaagaaaaaacaaaaattatattacaaatttaatttagaacaATGCTTTTCTACTCAAACACTTCCCTCACTCTTCACAAAAGCAGACAAAAGTTTGTGGTTTCCTATTTAAATCTTAGAAATAAAGACCTgtgattgaagcttaattggagttaaaattgttcaacatagagacttacgattgaagaaaaaatttttcaacataaagacctccgaataaatcaaaatgaaaactacataaagacctacgattgaagctaaagttgttcaatataaagtccaacgattgaagttaaatttgaTCAACATACAGACCTGCGATTCAtgctaaaatttttcaacataaagacctgcgattgaagctaaaattgttcaacataaagacaaacgattgaagctaaaattgttcaatataaagacctccgattgaacctaaaatttctcaatataaagacctacgattaaagctaaaatttttcaacataaagacctacaattgaagctaaaattgttaaacataaagacctacgattgaactaaataaagacctgcgattgaagctaaattggagttaaaattgttcaacataaaGACTTACGGTTGTAGttaaaattgttcaacataaagacctccgattgaaactaaaattgttcaacataaagacctacgattaaagctaaaattgttcaacataaagacctacaattgaagctaaaattgttaaacataaagacctacgattgaagctaaaatttttcaacataaagtccaacgattgaagctaaaattgttcaaaataaagtccaacgattgaagttaaatttgatcaacataaagacctgcgatttaagctaaaattgttcaacataaagacctgcgataAAGACTTACGGTTGTAGTTAAATGTGTACAACATAAAGACCtccgattgaaactaaaatttttcaacataaagacctacgattgaagctaaaatttttcaacataaagtccaacgattgaagctaaaattgttcaaaataaagtccaacgattgaagttaaatttgatcaacataaagacctgcgatttaagctaaaattgttcaacataaaGACCTGCTATTGAAGCTacaattgaattaaataaagtccaataattgaagctaaaactgttCAAtataagacctacgattgaagttaaaattgttcagcataaagacctgcgattgaagctgaaattgttcaacataaagacctaagattgaactacttaaagacctacaattgatcctaaaattgttcaacataaagatctacgattgaagctaaaattgttcaacataAGAATCTACGATTAACGctaaattattcaacataaagacctgcaattgaagctaaaattgttcaacataaagacctgcaattgaagctaaaattgttcaacataaagacctacgattgaagttaaaattgttcaacataaagacctacgattgaatctaaaattgttcaacataaagaccaacgattgaagttaaatttgttcaacattaggtcctacgattgaagctaaacttgttCAACATAAAGAACAAAGTTTCACAATTTCGAAGAgaattttcagatttatttaaaaatgtaaaaaaaattgttttttaatacaaaattttaaatttagcttcACGGTAAATCACTGCAtctagatattttaagtttttatggtAAATGTTATTCTGAATATTGATAGGatacattttttcttaaaaatgttaatcaTCTATGCCTAAGGTTTTCAATAATACCAAATATTTGTACATAGTGCTAATATCAATGCTTCAGGAGAGTCACAAACTTTGTCTtctcttgaaaaatattttctgttactAAAACTTACTTGAGGATAAGGTTTGTTGGTTATTCTATAGCCACCCTCTTCCCAGTTGACTAAACGTATTTCGGAGACGGTTAAAGGAGCACCCACACGGCCATATTGGGTATCACggtctaaaaatttaaaaagaaaatgtcaaaattcaTTCAATAATGTAATTTTCAACTATCTAAACTTACAATCCATAACAGTAGCTCCAGAAGTGGTTTCTGTTAAACCATAACCCTGAATCAAATCCACACACAAACAGGTCTTGATTTGTTCATGGGTATCGGGCGATAGAGGAGCACCACCAGACATCATAATGCGTACACGACCGCCCATAAGTTTGGCCACCTTTTTGAAAACCAATCTGGAAACacagcaaaaataaaaagatattaaattttacagtttaaaacaaatttatgcttAAACTTACTTGTCAATTAAAGGAGTATCATAACCTCTTTGGAACCATTTAACTTTGTATTGATATAAAAATTGGAATAACGCTTTCTTGAAGGCCGAACCGGAATTGACTTTGTCGTTAATGCCTTTAGAGATGCGGTCCAAAATAAGctgtaaataaataacaacaaagttaataatttgtttcactaaaaacgttaattatttttaacaaaatactaACCGGTACTGTGGTCATGCAAGTGGGTTTCAAAACAGTAGCATCACCTTTGCAGCCGCGCATGATTTTACTGCTAGTATCGATTAGAGTCAAGGGTGTGGAGTAACCAATGGGTACACCGGTCATTAAGCAAACACTTTCGGCCACCAATTCAAAGACATGGGCCAATGGAAGAAAGctgtaaaagaaattaaataaaaatattaaaatttaaagaaaattttatcaaaatctaaACGGTTACTTCCAATACTAATCAGATATGCAGGTTTTCAAggaaaattctatataaaataataccgtaaatctgatatatttaaaatctttaactTACCCTATTAAAACATCATCGGGATAAATGGGCACCATATCAACGAAACCCTTCATGGTGCCAATGCAATTTTTGTGTGACAAACAGACGCCCTTGGGTGTGCCAGTTGAGCCAGATGTGTACATAACAATGGCAATATCATCAGCCTTGGGAGGAACATTTTCTGCAAAAATagaaattcaaaaatacaataaaaaaaattaattttctttaaacatttattagcCTACTTACCAAATTTACTTTCTTGACCTTTGCGCACTACTTCGGAGAAGGGTAAAATCTTAACGCCCTCCTTAAAGCCAGTGGTTTCAGTTTTATGCAATTGATCTTCCATATAAATAATCGTATCGACTTGAGGGCACTTGTCCAACAACACTTTAAACTTAggcaacaaatcatgcgatgtAATGACAGTGGTAACTTCAGTTTCACTAATACAATGGGCCACACCCTCATCACCCAAAGTAGCGTAGACGGTAACAATGGACATGGACTGTTTGAAACAGCCATGAGCAGCAATCATCCATTCAGCACGTGTTTCAGCGAAAATAACAATATTCCTGCGAGGTTCTTGGCCAACTTCGCGCAGACCCCGACCAAAAGCCGCCGCCATACGTTCAG
Proteins encoded in this region:
- the Acsl gene encoding long-chain-fatty-acid--CoA ligase 4 isoform X2; the encoded protein is MESFWIQSAIGAIKAIAFVCDIITLPVYLVLQRPWKRRQESKRVKAKIISNDEAALTYRTTEPPRETHIKMLQDNIDTLEKVFNYVAKTHSSKRCLGTRQILSEEDELQPNGRVFKKYNMGEYKWKNFIEAERMAAAFGRGLREVGQEPRRNIVIFAETRAEWMIAAHGCFKQSMSIVTVYATLGDEGVAHCISETEVTTVITSHDLLPKFKVLLDKCPQVDTIIYMEDQLHKTETTGFKEGVKILPFSEVVRKGQESKFENVPPKADDIAIVMYTSGSTGTPKGVCLSHKNCIGTMKGFVDMVPIYPDDVLIGFLPLAHVFELVAESVCLMTGVPIGYSTPLTLIDTSSKIMRGCKGDATVLKPTCMTTVPLILDRISKGINDKVNSGSAFKKALFQFLYQYKVKWFQRGYDTPLIDKLVFKKVAKLMGGRVRIMMSGGAPLSPDTHEQIKTCLCVDLIQGYGLTETTSGATVMDYRDTQYGRVGAPLTVSEIRLVNWEEGGYRITNKPYPQGEVLVGGECVSMGYYKLPTKTAEEFFEEDGKRWFKTGDIGEMHPDGVLKIIDRKKDLVKLQAGEYVSLGKVESELKTSPLIENICVYGDPTKQFTVALVVPNQKHLEDLAQRQGLESKSFEDLCSNPLMEKAVIKEMAEHARKCKLQKYEVPAAITLCKEVWSPDMGLVTAAFKLKRKDIQDKYQHDINRMYAS
- the Acsl gene encoding long-chain-fatty-acid--CoA ligase 4 isoform X1, with the protein product MFIEDDAQMESFWIQSAIGAIKAIAFVCDIITLPVYLVLQRPWKRRQESKRVKAKIISNDEAALTYRTTEPPRETHIKMLQDNIDTLEKVFNYVAKTHSSKRCLGTRQILSEEDELQPNGRVFKKYNMGEYKWKNFIEAERMAAAFGRGLREVGQEPRRNIVIFAETRAEWMIAAHGCFKQSMSIVTVYATLGDEGVAHCISETEVTTVITSHDLLPKFKVLLDKCPQVDTIIYMEDQLHKTETTGFKEGVKILPFSEVVRKGQESKFENVPPKADDIAIVMYTSGSTGTPKGVCLSHKNCIGTMKGFVDMVPIYPDDVLIGFLPLAHVFELVAESVCLMTGVPIGYSTPLTLIDTSSKIMRGCKGDATVLKPTCMTTVPLILDRISKGINDKVNSGSAFKKALFQFLYQYKVKWFQRGYDTPLIDKLVFKKVAKLMGGRVRIMMSGGAPLSPDTHEQIKTCLCVDLIQGYGLTETTSGATVMDYRDTQYGRVGAPLTVSEIRLVNWEEGGYRITNKPYPQGEVLVGGECVSMGYYKLPTKTAEEFFEEDGKRWFKTGDIGEMHPDGVLKIIDRKKDLVKLQAGEYVSLGKVESELKTSPLIENICVYGDPTKQFTVALVVPNQKHLEDLAQRQGLESKSFEDLCSNPLMEKAVIKEMAEHARKCKLQKYEVPAAITLCKEVWSPDMGLVTAAFKLKRKDIQDKYQHDINRMYAS